The sequence ACTACTGCCAGGAGTGCCGAAAGCGCTCTCCCGCGCCGCACCAATGCCCCACGGAGTAACATGCGCACAAACATCTTGGAGCGCGGTTGCAATCCCGTGCGTACGCGCGATCCGGTCATGCGTCGCCTCGCAGCACGATTGCCGGATCAACCCGCACCGCGCGGCGAACTGCGATTGCGCTTCCGCCGAATGTCACCAGCGCGGCAATGGCCAGAATGACAGGCAAGAGAACCGGTTGGACTGAGATTTGCGATCCAAAGATGCTGCGGCCAATTTCACGCGCCAGAATGCCGCCAGAGAAGAAGCCCACGCCCCCTCCCAGCAGCGCCAGCAAGGCCGCTTCAGCAAAGAACAGGGCCGCCACGGACCGGTGCGCCGCGCCCAAAGCCTTCATCAACCCAACTTCGCTGCGGCGTTCAAACAGCGCGGTAGCCATGGCCGCGGAAACTGCCAGCCCCGACGCCAGCAACGCCGCCAAGGTAACCAGCAGCATCAGTCCCTTGATGCGAGCCAATACCGTACCTTCGGTTTGCGCTACCTGGCGGATTTGCTCCACGTGCGAATGGGGGATCGCTTCGCCGAGTTGATAGGCGATTGAACGCGCGTATGGGGAGCAATACCAGCGATCGAAAGTGGGACCGGCGAGGGTTCTTGGATCGCGGCGGGCAAATGCGTCTTCTGGCTTGGTCAATGCACTGACATAGACCCGCCGCACTGCTCCAGGGTGACCGATGATCTCCTGCGCCATGGCGAGTGGCGCCACAATCTGTTCATCCTCTGCGCCTCCGCTTGAAAGCACGCCAGCAACACGGGTGTTGCTTCCATTTATATCGACCGTCCCACCCGCGCTGACTGCGACCCGCTCCGCCAGGCGCTCGCCGAGGAGCACGTCGTGAGAATTGTCATCCGGCCAGGCGCCATTGACTCTCCACCAGGAATTGGTCTTGGTCACCCCCGAGGTGAAGGTATCTTGCCCATACTTGAGTTGCTTGTTGAAATAAGTTCCCAGCAGCTCGACATCCTGCTCATGACCCGTGGCTTTGAGTTTTACGCGCACCGGCAGCAGGGGCGCAAAACCCAGAATATTATTTCGCCAGAACGTTCCTTTGATTTTGGGGAGGTCTGCTTCGCTGAGAAAAGCTCCATCGCTGGGCGGCTTGAGGTTGACCCCGCCGATTTCCACATCCAGGGTGTCCGCCTGCGGAGTAATGACCAGGTTGGCGCCATAGCCGCGCAGCTCGCGGTTGATTTTGTCTCCGATGTCAGTGGCCACTGCAATGATGGCCGTCGCCACCGAGACCCCCAGCGCAATGGCGACTCCGGCGAGCAATTTGCGGCGCTGCTGCCGCCGAAAGGATTCGAAAAGGAGCCGACCGAACACGTTATTTCAGGAAATGGCGAGCGCCGGCTGCCACCTCTGACTCCTGGATCACCACCCTGTCGGCAGTCACCGTGGCCTTGAGCGGGATGGGATTGCAGCCTCCTGGCTGGCCGACAGTCTGCGGATTAACCGGCGCCGCGCAGTTCTTGCAGACTATCCCGTGCGGACCTTTGGTGAAGCCCACGCCGCCGCAAATCTCGCAGGCGTCCAACACGGTCGCGACATTGCCGTCAGGTTTGCGATACAGCCAGAAACGTACAGGCACACCATTCTCTGTCGCCACGTAGCGGTGCAGATCGCCGTCGGCAAGTTGCGCGAGCGGAATGCGCGCTTCACCATTCGCGAAAGTAACCTCGGTGGCAGGCGAGAGGGAAGTGGTGCTCTTGGCGTAAATGAATTCCGCTGTCACCAGCATGATGAAAAGAAAAGAACTGGTGTACACGGAAACCATCCATAGCCGTTCGCGCCGCGCGCTCCACATGGCCTTGCGCCGCTCGGCTCCTGAAACAGCAGCCGGCACCGGCGCGCGCCGCTGCACTTCGAAGAGCACCATCAGCGCCGCCAGAGCCAGAATGGTTACGAAGAAGAAAACATCGTTGCGCACGATCGGCCCGATCAGCGCCATTTCACGCTTGCTCGAGGGCAGCACGCCATTCTCCGAAAGCTCGTGTAGTCCGGAGATCACCAGTTGCAGCGCTACAAAGAACAGGATCACGCTGGTGACGCGGAAAAACTTGCCCAGGTTGATGCGAACTGAACCCTTCACGAACATCACGTAGAAGACCACGGCCATCGCCACACCCAGCAGGGTTCCGATGACGCTCATCAGCTCGGTTGAATTCAGCGTGACCGCGGAAAGAATAAGGACCGTTTCAACCCCCTCGCGCAAAACCATCAGGAAGACAAACAGGAACAATCCTACTTGCGAGCCCCGGTCTGCGAGCAGACCAACTTTTCCTTCGATCTTGCCTTTTAGGCTGCGGGCGGTCTTCATCATGAAGATCACCATGGTTACCACGAAGAACGCAGCCACCAGCATGACCCAACCTTCAAAAATGTCCTGGTTGAGGTTAAAGCGGGAGACAATCACCGCTGCGCCGATGCTGCCCACAACGGCTGAAGCTAAAGCGGCGTAGACCACCCGGCGCAACTCCGGCCGGTTGATTTTGGCGAGGTAGGCGACTGTGATGCCAACAATAAGCGCCGCCTCCACTCCCTCACGCAGCGTAATTATGAAGGCGTCTATCACAACATTGGCTCCAAGCCCTTACCGGCGATTTTGAAAATGAATTTCATTTTCAACTAGATACAGGATACCCTTGGGCGGAGCGGAACGTCAACGCGCTTACAGCGAAGTGCGCCCACGCGCGGTCGCTGTTTACCCGAAATCCGCATTCATCCTGCGCAAAAAAGCCTCGAACATCCAGTCGCACCCCATCCGCTTCTAAGCTGTTGCGGGTTGGAGTGCGGCCTTTGGTCAAAATCAGAATCGCACGCTCGGCGGAGGAGATGGATTCCTTCCGTCCTCTCTGGGAGCGTCTTGAGAAATCCAACTCCTGCACTTTATTCCAAAGCTTCGCCTGGAACCGGCTGGTCGCAAGCAGGTTTCCCGCTCGCGAAGACCCCTACGTAGTGTGCGCGGAAAGCGATTCCGGCGCCGCCATCATTCCGGCCGCCATTGCCGACTACGGGCTCACGCTGCTCGGCGAAGCCCTTTTTGATTATCGTGACGTGCTCCATTTAGGTGATCCCGAAGTGCTGCGGCGTGCTTGGCAGGAGTTAGCCCGATTGCGCCTGCCCCTGTTCTTCACCGCGCTTCGTGGCGCGACCAGGCGCAGCCCCTGGGACGATCTCCGGCCCCAGCCATTCGTCAATGCGCCTTGCGTGCTGCTCAGCGATGTGGGAAATGCAGAGCAGTTCGCGGCCAATCACAACCGTCTGGGCCGGTGTCGCCGTCGGCTGGAGCGGCAAGGTGTCCATTTCTCTCGTCAGAACGCACCCTCGCCAGAGAGCTTGCGGCACGTTTATCAGCTAAAAGCTGACCAGCTTCCTGGCAGCCTCTTCCGCGATCCGGCGCGCCTCAGCTTCATCACTGCGGCGGCGAATCTGGACCCGACGAGTTGCGATCTTTACACTCTACGTCGCGATGAGTGCCTTGTGGCCGCTCTGGTTACCTTCCGCGATGGACCGACCCGCCGTTTCTACACCATCTACTACGATCACCAGTGGGCCCACTTCTCGCCCGGTGTAGTGCTGTTATTCGAGGCTACTCGTCAGTCGCTGGCCGAGGGCCTGGACTGTGATTACATGACGGGCGAACAACCCCACAAAGCTCGCCTAGCCACCTCAACCGTGCCTCTCTTCCGAGTCGAGGCCACCTGCGAAAGCCTCGCCATGTTTAGCGGCCTTGAAGAGCAGCCGGTCCCCGAGCTGGCAGCCTGAGGGCGGATTCTTCTCAAAGACGCTTCAGAAACTCCTTGGCTTGCTCCAGGTGAGGGAACATCTTCTCTTCGGCCTGAAATTCCGCGGAATGCACACAGCGCCGGCTTCCGCGCAATTTGACGGGATGCTTCAAGTGCAGCATCTCGTGATACAGAATGTACTCCACCGCATGTCGCGGGACCCGGGCATGGTCGAAGACGCGACTGATCACAATGGTGTTGTGCGCCGGATCGTAGTGCCCCAGGCTGTTGCGCGCGTGATCGCGGCTCCAGGTGAGTTGCGGACGTGCCATCAGTCCGTAGAAGTAACGCCGGTTCAGCTCTTCGAAGATCTCATCCAGGTCATAAACATGCCCGCGGGCGGAGTGAATCTGCTTGCGCCCGCGCAGCTGCCGCAGCAAATTCGCCTTCTTGCTGATTTCGTGACTTGAAATGTATTTCCGGTAACGGGTGGCGTGTGCCCGCTCAATCGGCTTGCGATACATCTTCGCCAGGAGAATATGCGCAATCGCCCGTACAACCGCCTCCGGAGCGCCTTCCAACAGGTCAGAAAGTCGCACCAGCAGCCTGTCCCTGCGCAGCCGGATGGTGTTATTGATGTTGGCGAACGCGAAGAACTCCACCACGATTTCCGGCATCGGCGCCCGCGGACGCAGATCACGGTAGCTTTCCTGGAAAATTAAGAGGAGCTTATCGGACAACTGTCTGAGTTCCTATTTGTGATACGTGAGGCTCCCGACTATTCTACTCGGACTAGAACTGGCCACTGCCCACTGAAGTTACTTCTTCTTCTTTGGCGCTGCATTCTGTTCTTCTAAGAGTTTGCGATGCTCCACGGAGCCATCGTTCACGCTATCAATTGCACTGGTTAACACGAATTCATCTTCCTTCCCCTCGTCCGGGGTAGAACTCTCCTTGAGTTTGTGGAGACGGGCGCGGAATTCAGCATCGCCTTGGATCACGTCCTTCAGTGGTTTTCTGAGGTCGGCGCTCTGTTCGCGATACATATCCAGGTTGTCGCCCAGTTCGTCGTAAATGACCACAAAATCCTGCAGCAGATCGTGCACCTGGGTTGTCTTATCGCCAGCGCTTGTCTTGGTGTCGGCACGTGCCCGATCTATGGCGTCCAAGCGGGCGCGGGCAAACTTCAAGATCAGCTTGAGGCGCTTCTCAGGCTCTTGAGTGGCCTCGCGCATCTCGTCCACTTCCGCGGGATTCAGCGGGTCCCGTTGTTGCGCCCACGCCGGAACTATCGCCAACAACATCACCAGAATAGGCCCGCGCAATCGTTCAAGTGACACTTTCATGATTTAATCCTTGCAAAGTCAGTCCTTGCAAACTCAGTTCTTGGAGAACATGCTCATCAACAGTTCGGTCCTGATGTGTTCCAAACGTTCCACGGCCTGCTGCATCTGGGGCCGGTCTTCGATGTCCAAGGTAGGAGTGATGTCCCGCAGCCGTTTGGACAACTTCCGCACTTCAATTTCCGTGTCCTTCATGTGTTTGCGGGATTTCAGGGAAGCGTCGCCTGCCTGCTGCGCGTAAGAGACTACCTCTTCCACGAGCGTCTTGCCCTCAGAAAATTTGCCGGCAGAAAATGCCTTGTCCGCTGCCTCAAGTTGCCGCTTGGCTATGGTCAGGCAAATCTTGGGCTGGTCCGCTACGGTGGCCGACTTCAATTTCGCCTTGAGGTCATCCAAGCTCTCGTCGCGCGCCCAGGCCGTCGTCACCGAGGCAAGCACCAGCGCTACTGCAACGAGCCCTTGGGCCGGCACTTTCATTTCGCTGCCGACTTTCTCTTGGGGGCTGATTGTCCTTTAGGATCAATGGCGATCAGCCGGTGCCTTGCCTGCCATTCCTGCTCCGGGTTCTTGCCATCCGAAAGCGCCAGAAACTGACGATAGTTTTCCGCGGCTGGTTTGAACATTTTCAAATGGTCCAGCGTGGTGGCGCGAAGAAAATAGGTTCCGGGATTCTCCGGAAGAAAACGGGCGCGTGCATCCAGGGCCTTCAGCGCCAGCTCGTAATTCTTGTTTTCCGCCGCCGTGACTGCAAGGTCCCCGTAAGCAGCAGAGAAGTCCGGCTTGAGTTTCAATGTCGCTAGCAATTCAGGCTCAGCATCGACGTATTTATATTGGCGAATCAAAGCCGATGCCAAACCAAAATGCAGAGCCGGATCATCACCGTGTCTTTGCAGGAGAGAACGGTACAGCGCCTCGGCTTTCTCATACTTGGCCGCATTTTCGTAAGCAGACGCGAGCTCGCGCGCCGCATCAGCGTCGTCGGGCGTTATGGCAATGCCTTGCTCGAGTTCCGAAATTGATTCCTCGTGCTTGCCTTGTGCCTCAAGCACATGGCCCAACTGGATGTGAGCTTGTCCGTCTTTTCGCTGCGTCACCAAATAGCGGCGCAGAGCTTCTTCCGCCTCCGGCAGGCGTCTTGACTTTATGTAAACGTTTACTAATCCCGCTAAAGGCTCTGCGGCATTGGGGGATAATAAGGCCGCCTGCTTGTATTCTCGCTCTGCGCCTCCGAAGTCGTTCTGCCGTTCTAACACCGCGCCCGCAGAAAGATGTGGCTCCGGATCTTTGGGCTGAGCCTTAGCCGCTTCGAGATACGCCTCTACGGCTTCGCGGGGCTTGGTGGATTCAATCACCTTGCCCAGCGAGAGCCAGGCCCGCTCCATTTCACGTTCCGGCTGCGCGGAGGGCTTCAACTGAGTGGCGTTACGCAAATACTGCTCGGCCTCTGGATTGTTGGCCTTGATCAGCGACAGGCCCAGGTTCAAATTCGACTCAAATACATCCGGCTTTGCGCCTACCGATTTGCGATAGGCCGCGATCGCCTCCTGGTTCCGGTTGGTAGCGGTGTAGACATATCCCAAGTCAAACCAGGCACGATAGTTGCCGGCGTCACGCTCCACTACTTGCTTCAGCAGCGGCTCGGCTCCGGAATAGTCGTTCTTATCCAGGGCAGCTTCCGCCTGTACCAATTCCGGAGGATTGGCCGCGCTCTCCGCCGCTACTCGATGCCTTCGCACCGTCCTGCCGGTGTTCTGCGCTATAGCTCCCGCTTCCGCGAGCAGCATCCCCGCCGCCAGATACAGCACGAACTGTTTACCTGCGCCCATTTCCGCCAGAGACGCTACTCCCGTTTAGAACGCGCGCCAGCCACTTTCCGGTGTATGACTTGGAGTTCTTGACGATGGTCTCCGGTGTTCCCACGGCGACCAGTTCGCCGCCTCGGTCCCCGCCCTCCGGCCCCAGGTCAATCACCCAGTCGGCTGTTTTAATCACATCCAGGTTATGTTCGATGACCAGCACCGAACCGCCGGCATCAATCAGGCGACGGAACGCAGCTAAAAGCTTGCTTACGTCATCGAAGTGCAAGCCTGTCGTCGGTTCGTCAAAAATGTAGAGCACGCGGTGCCGCTTGCGGCTGCTTTCAGGCATCGAGCGCAGCAGCGTGCGCGGCTGCAGGTGCGCCGCCAGCTTCATGCGCTGGGCCTCGCCTCCGGAGAGCGTAGTCGCCGATTGTCCGAGCCGCAGATATCCCAGCCCGACCTCTTCCAGCACGCGCAACTTTTCCGTGATCTTCGGCACGGTGGCGAAAAATTGCAGCGCTTCTTTGACCGTGAGGTTCAGCACCTCATGAATATTCTTGCCGCGATATCGGATATCCAGTACCTGCGGTTTGTAGCGCGTGCCCTTGCATTCTTCGCAGACCAGTTCTACGTCGGCCAGGAACTGCATCTCTACCGTGACCGTACCATCGCCTTCGCAGGTATCGCATCGCCCGCCGGGGATATTGAACGAAAAATGGCCCGCGCTGAAGCCTCGTTTTTTCGATTCCGGCAGAGAAGCGAACAAGTCGCGAATAGCGTCGAAGGCCTTGATGTACGTTACCGGATTCGACCGCGGCGTGCGGCCGATCGGCGACTGATCCACCAGCACCACGTCGTCAATGAACTCGGCCCCTTCTACCCTTTCCACACTGCCGACCTCAGGACCGCTGCCATTGCCGGTCTTCTTTGCGGCCGCCAGCGCCCGGTACAGCACATCGTGCACCAGGGTTGACTTGCCGGAGCCTGAGACTCCGGTCACGGCCACAACCATCCCCAGCGGGATGGTGACGTCGAGGTTCTTCAAATTGTGGGCCCGCGCCCCCCGAATTTTGATCTGCTGCGGCCCCGGTTTGCGGCGCACATTCGGCAACTGGATTCGCAGCTCGCCGCCCAAATAGCGCCCGGTAAGCGAATGCGACATGCGCCTGATCTGATCATAGGTTCCGCTGGCCACGACTTTGCCGCCGTGCTCGCCTGCTCCTGGCCCCAGATCCAGAATGGTGTCGGAGGCGCGCATGATCTCGGGATCGTGCTCCACCACCAAAATTGTGTTTCCCAGGTCCCGAAGACTCTGCAGTATATGAATCAGCCGGTGCGTATCACGGCTGTGTAGCCCAATTGAAGGCTCGTCGAGCACGTACAGTGTTCCCACCAGACGCGAGCCGAGCGAGGTCGCCAGCTGAATTCGCTGCGCCTCGCCTCCCGAGAGCGTGGACGACAGCCGGTCGAGGGTTAAATACTCGAGCCCGACATCGTTCAGGAAGCGCAATCGCTCCCTTAGCTCTTCCAGTATTTTGTCGGCAATCTCGCTTTCCTGTCGGCTCAGCTCCAACCCAGAGAAAAATCGGGTCGCTGCTTCCACGGTCATACTGCAAACTTCGCAGATGTTTTTCCCTGCAATCCGCACCTGGCGCGCCTCTGGCCGCAGCCGTGCCCCGCCGCAGGTCGCGCAGGTTGAATATCCGCGATACCGGCTCAAGAACACCCGTACGTGCAGCTTGTATTTCTTGCGTTCCAGGTGAGCAAAGAAGCCGCGAATGCCACCATAGCGTCCCTCGCCTTCGATCACTACCTGCTGCAGATCGGGGTCTAGGTGCTCCCAGGGGATATCCAGCGGAATGTCCCGCTGTTTGGCAAAGCGTTTTAGCTCGGTGAAGAGAGGCCGGTACTTCGGCTTGGTCCAGGGCTCAATCGCACCCTCGGCCAGGGTACGGCTCTTGTCAGGAATGACCAGGTCCAGATCGAAATCAATGGTGTTCCCGAAACCCTGGCAGCGGGGACATGCGCCGTAGGGGTTGTTGAACGAGAACAGCCGTGGCTCCGGCTCTTCGTAGCGCAGATTGCAACGCTTGCACTCAAACCGTTGCGCAAAGCGAAAGCGCTCAGACGGCTTATCATCGCGCGGCGCTGTTTCAAAGATGACTTCACCGGATTCCCGATAGCAGCTTTCAACCGCGTCCACAATTCGCGATCGTGCATCCGCCGAGACTGTCAGCCGGTCCGCCAAAATAAAGACTGGTTTGTTGAAATTAATCTCCAACAGCGACTCCGGCGTGGAGAACTCAAACACTTGCCCATCCTGATACAAGCGATTGAATCCACGCTTGCGCAGTTCAAATAACCGGGCCTTGAGCACATCGGCCTCAGCGGCGCTTTGCTCACGGGTGGCTTTGCGCCGGTGACGTTTTTCTGAAGTCTTTTCAGAGGAGGGAACTGGCGCCCGCGACTCCAATGGAAACAGCACATTCAGCCGTGTGCCTTCATCCAACCGCAGGATGGCCTCGGCGACCTCGTCAACGGTATCTTTCTTTACTTCGGCGCCGCATTGCAGACAATACGTCCGGCCGACGCGCGCAAACAGCAGCCGCAGGTAGTCGTAAATCTCCGTCGCCGTCGCGACCGTGGAACGGGGATTGCGCGTCGTGTTTTTCTGGCGGATAGCGACCGCCGGTGCGATGCCATCAATTACGTCGGCGTCAGGTTTCTCAATGCGCTCCAGGAACTGCCGCGCGTACGCCGAGAGCGACTCCACATAGCGCCGCTGGCCTTCGGCGTAAACGGTGTCAAAGGCGAGCGAGGATTTCCCTGAGCCGGAGACTCCGGTCACCACCGTTAGGGTGTTGTGCGGAATTTCAAAATCAATGTTCTTGAGGTTATGGACCCGGGCCCCACGAACAACAATGCTGTCGGTTGACATGCCTGAAGCAGCAGCGCTTGCGTGGAGGCGGAGTGCACCTCATCTAGTGCGATCAGGAGGGCTGCTGAATCTTTCTATTATAAATCGGCCGGGAGGTGGGCTCAAAGAACCTGCTTTTAGCCGCTGAGGATCTAATAGTTCTCCCTCTTAGTGTGAGCTTTCGCTTGCTCACCTCTGTAAGCCTTCCACGATTGGTCAATCACATACGCATGGATCGCATCCGCGTCTTCCACCGTCATTTTCGCGCTGGGAAATGCGAACTTGGGAGGATTCGCAAAACCCGGCATTCCCTGGTCCCAGTGGCTGCCGCCTAGCACAATGGGATACCAATCGCGGTGAACATCGGCGGGCGCATAGCGCAGGTCCGGCACCGCTCCGTTGAGCGTCCAGGCGCCGCTTCCGTCGGTTCCCGGCGAGTGACATCCATCACAAACGAATTTTCCATAAAGCATCTCGCCTTTGCGGATCACTTCTTTGCTCGCGGTTTGCGGCGGCGGTTTCGGCACCGGCGGAACGATATCAGCCGGGGTTGGGAAGGGCATGGTCGCGCCTAACTTAAAAGCCAGCAATCGCACCGGCCCACGCTTCGATTGCGGGGTCGCCATGGTGCTGGCCGGAGCGAACAGTCTCGATCCTGACCCCCATCCCACCGGAACCACCACGTACTGTTCACCCTTGACGGTAAAAGTCACGGGAATCGACTCGATCGCCGACCCCGTCTTGACCGACCAAACTTTTCTCCCGCTGTCGGCCGCATAAGCAGCGAATTCGCCGGTGCCTTGCCCTTGAAACACCAGATTGCCCGCCGTCGAGATCACCCCGCCGTTAGTCGCGATTTGTTCTTCTGCCGACCAGCGTGCAGACTGCCGCACCGGGTCCCAGGCCATGAGCCTGCCAACCAGGCCCTTCATGCTCTCACCCGATTCCACTGTTTTGGCTGTCGCTCCTCGATCGGTAGTCGGGACGTACACCAGCCCCGTCAGCGAGTTGTAGCTCATCGGCCACCAGTTGTGGACAGTCCATTGTTTTCCGCCGCCGGCCGATCGCGGGATTTCGACCGGACGCCCGGTCTTTAAATCAACCGACTTGGCCCAGGTCGTGTTCACCAGCGGCTTCGCCGAAATCAGCTTTCCGGTTTTCGCATCCAGTACGTAGAAGAAGCCGTTCTTCGGAACCGTCATGGCCACGTGCCGCTTCTCGCCGTTTATGACCAAATCGGCCAGCATGATGTGGTTGTTCTCTGTCTGCATGCCCGGAGCGCTGGTCTGAAAATGCCAGGCGTATTCACCCGTGTCCGCATTTACGGCAATGATGCAGCCCGCGAACAGCTTGTCCCCGCTCACCTTGATGCGTGACAGCTCGCCGTAATCCACTCCTGCGCCGGCCGTTCCGAAAATCACCAGATTGGTCTCGGCATCGTAAGTGATTGCATTCCAAACGTCACCGCCGCCGATCTTCCACCATTCGTCACCCGACCACGTCTTGGCGGCCATTTCGAGGGCTTTGTTCTCAAATCCTTTTGCAGGATCTCCGGGCACCGTCCAGAAGCGCCATGCTTCTTTTCCCGTCTCGGCGTCGTAGGCAGCCAGAGAGCCGCGCACGCCGTCATCTGAACCGTTGTAGCCCATCAAGACTTTGCCTTTGGCGATATGAGGCGCCCCCGTGATCCCGGTCTGTGTCGGATCGCAAACCGTCGCCTCCCACAATTGCTTTGCCGAAGCCGCATCTATGGCAATCAACCGGCAATCGCCCGTGCCGACAAAAACTTTGCCGTCCCACACCGCCACTCCGGCATTGACTCGCGCCGAGTAGGAACCGTTAATCGCTAAGTTCAATCGAATCTTGGGATCGAATCGCCACAGTAATTTTCCGGTCGCCGCATCCACCGCATCCACTCGGGAGAGTGGTTCGCTCATATAAATCACGCCATCTACGACGATCGGCTCTGCGACTACGCCCATTCCGCTGTCAATGTCCAGGACCCAGGCCAAACCCAATTTGCCAATATTTTTATCGGTGATCTCTTTCAGGGGACTGAAATGCTGCTCGTCGAAAGTGCGCCCGTTGATTAGCCAGTTGTTCCCCTCGGTGGTATCCGAAATCACTCTGGCCTCGTTCACATCGCCGGCTTTGGTGGCTGTGTCCGGCGACCAGCCCAAGAGGGCCGTCATTCCGATTGCAAGACACACAATTGTCAAGCTAACAATGTGCCATCTCTTCATGCTGGGTTACCTTTCCCAAGATGCCGAATTGTATGACATTGCGATGCGAAAGTAACTTAGTGTGTGAATCGCAGCAGCAGCTGATTGTCAGGCAAGAACTAAGAAGGAAATTGGTAGAAATTATTCGCCGGCGCGATCGCGCTTGCGCGCATACATAAATCCAGCGCCAACCAGAATGCTCATCATGCCCACGGGCGGGACCAGCAGCACGCCTACTCCTCTAGTAAGCGCGCGCTGACTCTTGGGGCTGGCGCCCAACGCCGACTGGTAACACATGGCGCAGCCCTGGCCAAACGCAGGCAACGTC comes from Terriglobales bacterium and encodes:
- a CDS encoding PQQ-binding-like beta-propeller repeat protein; the encoded protein is MTALLGWSPDTATKAGDVNEARVISDTTEGNNWLINGRTFDEQHFSPLKEITDKNIGKLGLAWVLDIDSGMGVVAEPIVVDGVIYMSEPLSRVDAVDAATGKLLWRFDPKIRLNLAINGSYSARVNAGVAVWDGKVFVGTGDCRLIAIDAASAKQLWEATVCDPTQTGITGAPHIAKGKVLMGYNGSDDGVRGSLAAYDAETGKEAWRFWTVPGDPAKGFENKALEMAAKTWSGDEWWKIGGGDVWNAITYDAETNLVIFGTAGAGVDYGELSRIKVSGDKLFAGCIIAVNADTGEYAWHFQTSAPGMQTENNHIMLADLVINGEKRHVAMTVPKNGFFYVLDAKTGKLISAKPLVNTTWAKSVDLKTGRPVEIPRSAGGGKQWTVHNWWPMSYNSLTGLVYVPTTDRGATAKTVESGESMKGLVGRLMAWDPVRQSARWSAEEQIATNGGVISTAGNLVFQGQGTGEFAAYAADSGRKVWSVKTGSAIESIPVTFTVKGEQYVVVPVGWGSGSRLFAPASTMATPQSKRGPVRLLAFKLGATMPFPTPADIVPPVPKPPPQTASKEVIRKGEMLYGKFVCDGCHSPGTDGSGAWTLNGAVPDLRYAPADVHRDWYPIVLGGSHWDQGMPGFANPPKFAFPSAKMTVEDADAIHAYVIDQSWKAYRGEQAKAHTKRENY